The genome window cgatctcaaatatGCTATGTGTTTACCTGAAGAGGCACTGCCATAttttggcgatcgactaagcaatcaatcgtagctacttcatctaatcatgctgagataattgttattcatgaagcaagtcgagaatgtgtgtggttgaggtctataatacatcttattcgagataAATgtagtttgaagtgtgacaaactacctacgattttgtatgaagacaatgcagcatgcataactCAATTGaatggaggattcataaaaggagataggacaaagcacatttcaccgaagttatttttcacacatgagcttcaaaagaatggtgatatctatgtgcaacagattcgttcatgtaataatatggctgatttgttcaccaaatctctaccgacgtcgaCCTTAAAGAAGTTGGTGTACAAGATTAGGATgcaaaggctcaaggatgtgaattgatgctctcatcaggggggattaatacgcgttgcactctttttcccttataagtttttgtcccactgggttttccttgcaaggtttttaacgaggcaaccaaaaggcataTTATTAAACATGTGTACTATTTTTTCTTTACTAGAATTTTTATTCcactgggttttattttagttaaggttttaacgagacacattacCTATTGAGTAGACATTCAAGAGGGAGTGTTATGAATAGAATTGTACTTGGAGTGAGAGTTTGTTACTTTATGGCTAAGTCattttttttcctataaataaaAGGGTTTTACCCATTGTAAATCATCTCAAAATCAATAGAATTCTCTCTTGTCTCTTCAATATTCTTCTTTTCCGTTATTGTTTTATTTCAACTAATTCTTCTTTTTATATATGCAGTTAAAACACAATAATAGTTCTTGGGGCAAAGTATAAAAGTAAGAAACAAGACAAGAAAAAACAAgttcgaataataattaattaggaaaaagaaacaagaaaatgTAACAGATGGGTAATAAATTACGGCAGTAGACATTCGATTATAAATTCATTGCTGTGGTCCAATTTAATTGTGTGAAAGTGTGTGGTGACTTTCAACTGTTACCTACAGAGATATCAAACGTCGGGCCATATTTCTGGGATAGTGAAATATCCAAATCTCTAGTATTTATTGGGACCATTATACCTTCACTTCTTCCTCAGAGCCCAAAGATCCAAACTCTATTGTGCTATTTAAAGCCCCATTATGTAGTTTACTGTACAAATTcctttcaaattttaaaaaatcatGGTTTTAAATTCTTTTCCGCGGAACAaacaattaattaataataaaataaaatgctaGTTTTTCTTTTCCAATTGTTGAAACTCTTTATTTATTTACAGTTTCCAACAGCCAGGGGCAAAATGTGAACTCCTTGAGTGGGTTCTCTTCGAATTGACCTTGGGGAAAGATGTACACTAGGAAAAGATTTGGCATTTTCAAATaattaagtgggcgtttggacataagaattatgaaattccaaaaaaaaaaaaaaaaatttacaagtaaaaatgatattttaaaattagagttgtgtttggatatgaatacaatttgaaattatttttgaatttttgtgagtaatttgaagtgaattttgaaaaatagttttttgaaattttttatatttccgaaaaaattcaagattcaatttcaagtgaaatttgaaaatttcatggTCAAATATTGAATccgaaaaaaaaagtgaaaatttttcgagaaaaagtgaattttttttatgGCCAAAGCCCTGAAAATCAGTGTCCCTTCTTTGAACCAAAAAGTGCACAGAATGACATTTCCAATTAAAAGAGAGAACCCCTTGTATAAATTATTCATTCTTACCCTCATACAGTTCTCTAATTTGCAACCAAGAGCCActgtttttgtttctttttcacTTCccaataaaacaaaagaaaataaaactcaTTTTATTCTCCTTCCCCTCTTTTCTCTTttcgtttctttttctttttccaagTCTTTTTTGCCTTTTCCAGATTCATACAAAGCAAATTAAAGTCACCAACCAAACAAACCAGTAACCAAATGTTCATTCCCAAGTACCCACAATGGCACAATCTCCTCTTTCTCATTCtcattttcgttttttttttcctCCTATAATAATAGGAGTAGTATTTCTTTTCAGTTTTATTTCTTTGATACAAAAGCAAAGCTAGTGTCACTCTCCAATGGGCCACAGCTACAAATAAACGTTATCTTATAGTAGTTGGCTTCTGCCGATGAATTATAAACTTTTCCTGATCTTTCTTTTTTACTCTTGTAGTGGGCACACTACTGCTTCGTTTTCATAAAAAAACTCTGCAGATTGATAGCTTAATATTTATCAAACATCAATATCAACGTTATTGTGTGCATCAGAGAAAGCTGAACTGTTGTCAATAATCTTTCGACGTTTCAAGTTCTCTTGCCTGCTGTTTATGGCCATTGCATTAAGTACATGACCGCCACAGCTATCTTCTGATTTTGTAATTGGCTCGTTATCTGAACTCCAACTGCTCGAGAACTGTAGGTCAAGTACGTTGACTGGCGTGCTCGTGCTTGACACTTTGTCAAGAATTGATTCGTATCCTTCCTTTGCTATCTCTTGCATCACATCATAGCAACGTAACAAATCATCCTGCACAACCCAGGGATTCACTTCATTCTTGATCACATAAAAAATGTACATGCATGTTACGTTATGATAATATGCTgtttctgtttcaatttatgtgaacgtattttctttttagtccgtatAAAAAAAATGATCCACACAAAATATGTGTCTTATTTTACACAATAAATTCAAAACTCTTTTTTTGTCTTAATCTACGTGCCTAATtaaataggttcatataaattgaaacggaaggagtagTTACTATTGTCTCCCGTTACCAATCAATACATAGAGAAATATTTGTAATTACCTTAGAGTTGATCTGATTATGTTAGGGTTATTTTTTGTACTATTAGTGCATAACAATTTAACACTGGTGGTTAGAAAGTGATTCTATGTGCACTGCCaaagtaaataatttttttgCTATCAACTCACTAAAAAGTTGATTAGAGTCAACTCTGTATAATGAACATATATAGATAGATAACTTGAAAATGATAATATACAATTGATAAAAATGTATTGATAGTATATAAGAATTTTAGAATGcaatatatataagttaaatctgAAAATAACTGCAACTGCATTATAAGTTAAATCTGGAAATAAGTGCAACTGCTTCATAGTTACAATTACTACATCAGTATCTTGCTATAGTAGGTGAGACATATTACAGCTACTCTGATCAATTTATGTGGTAGGATGTACTAATTTGATGTAATTATTGGCTCATTATTCTTACAATAAATTATTGAATATTTGGTTAGCCCATCTAATACTCCGTTTCCGTGGTAGATATAAATTACAGAGCAATAACCTTAATTTGACCCATAAAAGTATGGAAACTCTGCCGCTGGATTTTTCACGTACAAGTCACTGATGATAAAAACAACTACTTTTACCATTCATTAATTACATTAGACAATCATAAGGTTctttatttatcaatttataGCTTGTTACCCTACCTCACCCATCCAATACTATTACTCCTATTATTATAGTACAACCAAAGCTTATTACTTATTAGAGGTGAAAAAAGATCGTGAACATTGTTTCTTATATTTGGAAAGAACAAAATGCATGGAATAAATGTGCTTAAAAAATAAAGCGGGTCAGATGCACAAAATATATGTATTTACTCAGGACTCATGTTAAAGTCACACGATTTACAAGGGATGTGATTTAGAGAGCCAGAGGCGGAATCAAGATTTCAAATTTATGGGTTCGAGATTCTAATCGTTTTAAGTTACTGGATTCTAAATTAATAAGTTATACATGTTTAATGAATTTTTTTAGATAAATACAAGGTTCGGCAAACCCGAATCGTTTTTAGATTCTAATCGGATCAATGCTATTGGGTTCGGCAAACCCGAACCTGACACTCTAACTTCGTCACTATAGACAGCCTACCCTAATACAACCATTAGTTGTTGATTTCACGAATTAAACCCGTGACCGAACCCCATAACCTATAGTCATACGGAATCAACAAAATGCATGGAATCAATGTGCTTAcgaaagaaaaagaaactgcAAACCAACAAAGAGAAGAAAAACGAAATTGAGCAAAAATATGAATTACCTTATGTACGTGTGAACAGTTTAGGATTGCAGTTTTATAGCATGGGAATTGTAAAGGGAAAAGCTCGTGACAAGCAGAGAGAAGAGCTGAAGCTGAGATTAAAGATGGCTTGAACTGCAAAATCTTGATATCTGGAAATGAAAAAAAACAAAAGATATATTTTAGGTGATAATTCTTTAAGCATCAAAATATCCAGATTAATACTCTGCGACAACTTTGACTTACCATTTTGAGCTCTGAGTATAATATCTGTGGCTCTGGCTTTTAGAGCTTGCTGTAATGGTAGATCTTTGAATTTGAAAAAAGAGATGAAGAAACTAATGAAAGAAAAGGCAGTAATTGAGCGCATTCTCCATTTAAGTTCGCCAAGTATCAAAAACTCCATTCTCTTTATTGTCTCTATATCAAATATCATACCACCAACTTGCTGTAAACCACCAAAAAATAATGTAACATAAAGCAATTATATCTTGGGTTTTTAACTATCATTCAAAAAGATGAAATAATTAATCAGTACCTGAATATCAGTTGCAGAGTACTCCGTTTCCTTCATTTTCAGTGCTAAAGAAACACAAGAAACGGCAATCAGCCTCAACATCCATGGCTTCCCTTCCTACATTATCAAAACTTAATCATATTACATGAATTCTAATCGTATCTCCCAATATATTATTACTTTTTTTATATTAATAAAAGAGAAATGTAATTATACCGATAGTGAATGGAAGGAGAGGAAGCGGTCAAGATAATTAATGGCAAGATACGAGAGAAATGGATCAAAGTGGTGAGAAATTTGAAAGATTATAGAAATGGTTGCTTGACGAATGGAGATATGAAAATCTGAGTTCTCAACATTTTGATGGTAAATTTTAGAAGGCATATGATCAGTTTCAATGTTGAAAAGTGGAGAAATGGTGTCTGCATCGAAGTCATGGCTAAGTGGCAATGgattttcaaggtcaaactccATTGTTATTGTTCTTGAAGCTCTCTGTTTTAGCTTTTGGTTTTAGTTAGAGAGTGAGGAATAGGTATAAAGTGAAAGAGAATACGAAGCACATTGTTAAATGAAGAGGGAAAAAGTTTTTCGGagttttgggggggaggggggaagtgTGGGGAGGAGTTAATGATAAGAAGAATAGGTGAGAGACTAGTGTCTCATTCTTTAAAAGAAAGCGGTAGGGAGACTTCAACTTCACTCAGTGGTCTCCTCTCTTGTTTTCTTTTATTAATTGTAAAAAAGATAATCTTAGAAAAAGTTATTCTGCGTTCATGTAGTATACCGCATTCGACGGATTTGACACAACTTTATTATTTCTccaaacttttttttttaattattatatattatttttaatttctctCAGTATTGGGAAGGAAAATTAGTAGATATATTGGAGAGGGGAAATCAGAGAAGATTAAAAGGCTTCAAACTCTGCAATATGCTTCTAACAATGTCAGTCATCAATATTTCTCCGGTCAAAAGGAAAATATAATTAGCACTCTCTCTTTACTGACTATTTTTTCACATTTTAGCGGGGAAAgtatatttaatattttagtaCTAGTTAGTTAACTAATCTTTTTTCCCTATCATGTTAGCTTCTTCTTATCCTTTTCCTTTATGCTTTTAAATAATTTGATCGGTTTACACTTCTCAAACTCGTCTGTCATCTTTTCTAACACGTGATCATTACTCTAAGACTAAATTTAGTTAATCATGCTAAAGAATTTATTGAATCTCAGCTTGATAAATACATTTTAATTCTTTGTTACTTATAAATTTGAATTTGAGATATGGATCAAGAAACAAATGTTTTATGGTCAAGATTATCAACTAATACACTCATTGTTAATTGGAATAGGTTTACCATTTTCAAGTTCTAACACTACCAAATCAGTTGAAATTGCGTTCGATAAAAAATACCTTTGACAAATATAGTGAGAACATATACTGTCTGCATATTTATACTAAATAAATGTCTCCTTTGCCGTATCCCATAATAGAGACAATAAGTAAGGTGAGGCTCATACCTTTCCTCAAATAAAATGATTGGACATATTCAAAGACAAGGACAAGTTTGAAATCTGCCTCTTCGAATAACACCATATAACTGCGCTCCAAgagaaaaattaataaaataaccaCTGCCACCATTCTTCCAAAggaaaaactccaaaaaagaTATAGTACATTACAATGTAATTATTTATTTTGCCCCTAAGTCTTGGCAGAGTGACAGCTTGGTTTCGTGTCATTGAATATATGTCCATCTTCCATACAACTGGAAAAAGATTATCAATGGGACAAAACATTAGCAACTTCTATGCAGTTATAGACTTATTAGTTATTACACTATTAGTTTAATTAGTTTAATCCCCACTTAAACTAGCTTGAATTTTAACTTTTTCTTTCTATGGGGTTTAGTGGAAACAGAAGTCAATGTGGGAAATGCCTTGAGTTTGAATCAAGTCATAGTAGGTTTTCCAAAATAAACCTTatctatttttcaaaacatagaaacCAGGGATCCACTAGTCCACTACAAATTTTATAGGTAATCAATTCCGCAGATACTCGGGCTTTTTCTTCTTGTTATGAAATTGATAAGAACTATGCCTGAGTTACAACTCACAGTATCTTAGGAGCTTGATTAGAATCCAAAATAATCAAACAATGCAATAAGGTAGTATCCTTTATTGATTTCAAGAGTGTAAAGTGTCTATAACAGAGTAGCCATATTATATATAAGCTCATTGcacgaaaaaataaaattgatGATATGCTccatatatataagttatatataattttgtaacgacccgatcggtcgttttgagttttagTGTTCCATTcgatggtttgagactttgagcaCCTTCATActatgtattataacttgcgtgtatggttgatttcgatttccgagtgatttgggattgatttggaaaaatgattctcgttttagaagttttaagttggaaaagttgaccaaggtttgacttttgggtaaacgaacttggaattgagttttcaTTATTCCAATacgtttgtatgatgattttggacatgtccagaaagcttggttaaattccgatgcgttttggataagtttgggttgtatgatgattatttttggtttcgacgtcgatttgagcataaaggcTACCATATTGATCAAACGGCATTTGATTCGTAtttcgactaaaccattatacttgtatcataattttggaactaTAGCAACtcgaatcatcaagtttcgacatcgtgtgaggaatttatggtcattttactaagaaactGGGTTACAAGATTTTTTTCAGATTagttacgaaattgccactgaattcgtatttaaaaatttgtactattttcaaatattgaaatcaACATATCTCCTTCAGGTCAAATGGAGGGATTTAAAATcctaacttgactggaatttcacgagtaatccattggaggcatcaaaagcgagTTTCGAAATAGTTTGGCACAAGAAACGAGGTAGGACAGCTGGGCAGAAGCATATcatatcgagggtttgttcatttcaTCATATTTTTGAGTTGGaaagctcggatttgggcaattttcaccacaaggattGGGTTTCGATCCGTTCGGAGGATTATTTGAGCGGGATGGtgcttctagtgtatcgatttggcttgtttgaggtaagtgtcttgcctaactttgttggagaaattttttctactaattgccattatttgataCATGCGGGGATGATCCATATATGAGGtggcgagcgtatatgcatgtgccagggttaatcatactcgggggtaaattatacgaTTAATTGTGCCTTGTAGAATTACGTGACCTTCTTGTTTTATATCTTACTTGAATTATTGATTACtaagaatatgaaattaaatattagaaatcatgatttagctaattataacttgattaaaatttgacagatttttgtgaaactattgatgtttttaattcggtcatcactaTGCTTAATCACTAATATACATTGctacgaccgttattcttgagatattggattctatacttgagttgaagatcatttttgagacttgttgaaatacttgaacaataaggttcttgaggtttattgaattgttattggcttgg of Nicotiana tomentosiformis chromosome 7, ASM39032v3, whole genome shotgun sequence contains these proteins:
- the LOC104108424 gene encoding putative cyclin-D6-1, whose translation is MEFDLENPLPLSHDFDADTISPLFNIETDHMPSKIYHQNVENSDFHISIRQATISIIFQISHHFDPFLSYLAINYLDRFLSFHSLSEGKPWMLRLIAVSCVSLALKMKETEYSATDIQQVGGMIFDIETIKRMEFLILGELKWRMRSITAFSFISFFISFFKFKDLPLQQALKARATDIILRAQNDIKILQFKPSLISASALLSACHELFPLQFPCYKTAILNCSHVHKDDLLRCYDVMQEIAKEGYESILDKVSSTSTPVNVLDLQFSSSWSSDNEPITKSEDSCGGHVLNAMAINSRQENLKRRKIIDNSSAFSDAHNNVDIDV